Below is a genomic region from bacterium.
AGGTACACGCCGGAGGGGATTTCCGCGCAGGACCAGGCAACCTCGTGACGCCCGGCGGTCAGCTCCGAGTCAACCGGCGTTGCCACGCGCCGACCCGATAAATCGTAAATAGACAGAACGGCGCGGCCGTC
It encodes:
- a CDS encoding T9SS type A sorting domain-containing protein, whose amino-acid sequence is DGRAVLSIYDLSGRRVATPVDSELTAGRHEVAWSCAEIPSGVYLYRLETAAGSLTNRLVIGR